The Bubalus bubalis isolate 160015118507 breed Murrah chromosome 16, NDDB_SH_1, whole genome shotgun sequence genome window below encodes:
- the CEP126 gene encoding centrosomal protein of 126 kDa isoform X4, with protein sequence MLARRPGARSAVAGLGAESSDTHVKAPLSPRLSGGRYRPGAYLDMKIHFEKNLEEERQILLQQQKICRNRARKYFVESNRRKKAFEEKRKEQEEREHQIREQILQQRKQKVEEVTEKFQRAHIPFSQRRRTVLQRPVLPLEDALKQIQESNLKSEVNIPSSHRPIINWRAIDNDLPSSLSKNDHKHQKYLISKINCGQEMENSKANLTTNKDAFQLKLEETQKLLEDQHLSSLQKFRDEVNQIINSETLSSIDSLEAGEREEIYLTLNKEPSTSVQQQNSISLKSANLQSTNLSCFDEDKLSFSKTQHINNWLINIDDPNIFSDIFSKPNVLPDSSKCFNSKEQNPSALSRTEERAVNTANNSVAILHSPSIFVQDKESKNTSETSVIRTTDSSSGAFKRERPLVTESPKFKFSKAWATPDSLTQEITIISDQEKYSEMTQENRTTSIPTSFVPLATPLVLPSNTQSARPLPKSSIHIKEIDPVQCSDKLGEMKDIKDEKTEYFNCNEEELSLFSDNFQVACILHNSDSEDKQKIPEASKSLSNIISNCDLVSQHKKMKYNICEKNSVRFLKSILKKESKYEHDYFKALVTNQGFKLGNQKAADIRDSIELTKEKGKSAETPKTIKKLRWFDETGNTRKNAEDSHLLKSRKRVSQQWSQPSHIRAKSGASSNMPSIPASAVDSASKKEPKDDFISENVTALGGSGTDHVPLNCFIPSGYNTAKQAWPDSTEEESIFPVKSGGSKTQKTNPQRTEAKVIRRTRSAKVQSGFVCMNRKGTVIRPQSASKANTFVQAQGKLIVPHPPPTSHLNIRSCKNIQASQCQSVMPENSQNISTCNYFNSKHMLRTEYKLNQWNQESSLPLPHVCSDLVTVMPALPYCSSECQTLTKINHSHGRQTVAPQDGMLYCPQRCPTYEESHPSVTLKTTREELVPLWKRQHNILGQNEKAAEFWTKYPAKFK encoded by the exons agCATTTGAAGAAAAACGAAAAGAACAAGAAGAAAGAGAACACCAAATCAGAGAACAGATACTTCAACAACGAAAACAGAAGGTTGAAGAAGTTACTGAAAAATTCCAGCGTGCTCATATTCCTTTTTCACAGCGGAGGAGAACAG TTCTTCAAAGACCAGTTCTTCCATTAGAAGATGCCCTCAAACAAATTCAGGAATCCAACTTAAAATCAGAAGTAAACATTCCCTCTTCCCACAGACCAATAATAAACTGGAG AGCTATAGATAATGACTTGCCTTCATCATTGTCAAAAAATGATCATAAGCATCAAAAATATCTCATATCCAAAATCAATTGTGgtcaagaaatggaaaacagcaaGGCAAACTTGACTACTAACAAAGATGCATTCCAGCTTAAACTGGAGGAAACGCAGAAACTCCTAGAAGATCAGCATCTAAGCAGTTTGCAA aaatttcgTGATGAAGTTAATCAGATAATAAATTCTGAAACCCTCTCAAGTATAGACAGTCTTGAGGCTGGGGAAcgtgaagaaatatatttaacactTAATAAGGAGCCTTCCACATCAGTCCAGCAGCAGAATTCTATTTCTCTCAAATCAGCAAATCTGCAATCAACTAATCTAAGCTGCTTTGATGAAGATAAACTGTCATTCTCTAAAACTCAACACATAAATAATTGGCTTATAAATATAGATgatccaaatattttctcagatatttttagTAAACCTAATGTTCTCCCTGATTCAAGTAAATGTTTTAATAGTAAAGAACAAAATCCATCTGCTCTGAGTAGAACTGAGGAAAGAGCCGTAAATACTGCTAATAATTCAGTAGCCATTCTACATAGCCCATCCATATTTGTACaagataaagaaagcaaaaacacatCTGAAACTAGTGTTATAAGGACAACTGACTCCTCTTCTGGAGCATTCAAAAGGGAGAGACCGTTAGTTACTGAGAGCCCAAAATTTAAATTCAGCAAAGCCTGGGCCACTCCAGATTCTCTAACCCAAGAAATCACAATAATTTCAGACCAAGAGAAATATTCTGAAATGACTCAAGAAAATAGAACTACTTCAATTCCTACTTCATTTGTACCTTTGGCAACACCTTTAGTTTTGCCGTCGAATACACAATCAGCTAGGCCTTTACCAAAGAGCAGTATACACATAAAAGAAATTGACCCAGTGCAGTGTTCTGATAAGTTAGGGGAAATGAaagacattaaagatgaaaagacagaataTTTTAATTGTAATGAGGAAGAGTTgtctttattttcagataattttcaaGTAGCCTGTATACTTCACAACTCTGATTcagaagataaacagaaaataccTGAAGCATCAAAATCATTATCTAATATAATTTCTAATTGTGACTTAGTCAGTCagcacaagaaaatgaaatacaatattTGTGAGAAGAATAGTGTGAGatttcttaaaagtattttaaagaaagaatctaAATACGAGCATGATTATTTTAAGGCACTGGTTACAAACCAAGGCTTTAAGTTAGGAAATCAAAAAGCAGCAGATATCAGAGATAGTATtgaattaacaaaagaaaaagggaaaagtgcAGAAACtccaaaaactattaaaaaactgAGATGGTTTGATGAAACTGGCAATACAAGGAAAAATGCTGAAGATAGTCATTTGCTGAAGAGTAGAAAAAGAGTATCTCAACAGTGGTCTCAGCCATCCCACATTCGAGCTAAAAGTGGTGCTTCCAGCAACATGCCTAGTATTCCCGCTTCTGCTGTGGATTCTGCTAGTAAAAAAGAGCCCAAGGACGATTTTATCTCTGAAAATGTCACTGCTTTAGGAGGATCTGGAACAGACCATGTGCCTTTGAACTGTTTTATACCTTCAGGTTATAACACTGCTAAACAAGCCTGGCCAGACTCCACAGAGGAGGAAAGTATATTCCCTGTGAAGAGTGGTGGTTCCAAAACTCAGAAAACTAATCCACAAAGGACTGAAGCGAAAGTCATTAGAAGAACAAGATCTGCTAAAGTCCAGTCGGGCTTTGTATGTATGAACAGAAAAGGCACTGTTATTCGACCACAGTCTGCGAGCAAAGCCAACACATTTGTACAAGCTCAGGGTAAATTAATTGTACCTCATCCTCCTCCTACATCTCATTTAAATATTAGAAGttgtaaaaatatacaagcatctcaGTGTCAGTCTGTAATGCCTGAAAATTCTCAAAACATCAGTACATGTAACTACTTTAATTCAAAACATATGCTTCGAACAGAATACAAGTTGAATCAGTGGAATCAAGAAAGTAGTCTTCCACTCCCTCATGTCTGCTCTGACTTAGTCACTGTGATGCCAGCTCTGCCATATTGTTCTTCGGAGTGCCAAACGTTAACGAAAATAAATCATTCACATGGCAGGCAAACTGTTGCCCCACAAGATGGGATGTTATAttgcccccaaagatgtccaaCATATGAAGAAAGTCATCCCTCTGTGACTCTTAAAACTACTAGAGAAGAACTGGTTCCCTTGTGGAAAAGACAGCATAATATTCTGGGTCAAAATGAAAAGGCTGCTG